One part of the Nostoc sp. PCC 7120 = FACHB-418 genome encodes these proteins:
- a CDS encoding NACHT domain-containing protein: protein MFAIALVFLYKLVYKLYKLYNNGQIVVMAKRSLQASAEGIRKAKQAFKRKGWTQEYLAAEVGLETRQSIWKFFTGKPIDRHVFNDICFALELETAEIFQQSVENSLYLEGDEYSLIDIDLLVQKLRSIHHDKIQAQCSTLHLLDIARPILLNDIYIDVNISEEISSKRWLDIQDLQKLGSHNINSPIFTQRDQKSIGGLEALKKYSKMILLGKLGSGKTTFLQSVALSCTQGIFQPNYLPIFVNLKNFAEDAKDSRQLSLFKYILDHVMNFGITEGELRTVLSHGRALILLDGLNEIIGQNHEKNINKIHGFIQKFYKNQIVITCRTGTNYSNFHGFTEVEITDFDKIKITEFANKWFLRVANNSQEKSKFLAHKFVQRLELEKNHRLLELANRPALLILCCLAFQSAADFPFHHFEIYKQALDLLLVRYDDVRVIQYSRTFTNLSLLHKIKLLSHIAAISFHQGDYFLTETKLQQVITEYLLHQSNTITDTDALELESTAIIKTIELQHGLLVERAKGVYSFSHLIFQEYFIAREIVANANNQMLQELVSHLSDQRWHEVFLLVVWMLQPVDNLLKLIKEKIDNIAIGNRRLYHFIQWVEHKSAQVSYIYHPASVRAFYFSIALPPEHPLACNQDLAISLEHQFTGSLSIDLALDLALTNALAMSMTMTADIFFARLSTLNLALDLKHLLVNQVSLHNSLQNIKNQLPSSTQGREYLRDWWLSNGQAWTEELRDLMINERKIGIDWQFVQQDLQDLQKYWDANKLLIDCLKFARDISPTLRYELETSLFLAKQYQLNVIM from the coding sequence ATGTTTGCGATCGCGTTGGTGTTTTTGTATAAGTTAGTATATAAGTTGTATAAATTGTATAATAACGGACAAATTGTTGTCATGGCAAAGCGATCGCTCCAAGCCTCTGCGGAAGGTATTAGAAAAGCAAAGCAGGCTTTTAAGCGCAAAGGATGGACACAAGAATATCTGGCGGCGGAAGTTGGTTTAGAAACACGCCAGTCAATATGGAAATTTTTTACTGGTAAACCTATAGATCGTCACGTCTTTAATGATATTTGCTTTGCGCTAGAACTGGAGACAGCAGAAATTTTCCAACAATCCGTTGAAAATTCTTTATATTTAGAAGGTGACGAATATAGCCTAATAGATATTGATCTTCTAGTACAAAAATTACGCTCTATTCATCACGACAAAATTCAGGCTCAATGTAGCACATTACATCTTTTAGATATTGCTAGACCAATTTTACTTAATGACATTTATATTGATGTCAACATCAGCGAGGAAATTTCTAGTAAAAGATGGTTAGATATTCAAGATTTACAAAAGCTAGGTTCCCATAATATTAATTCTCCCATTTTTACACAACGAGATCAAAAATCAATCGGGGGTTTAGAAGCTCTGAAAAAATATTCCAAAATGATATTATTGGGGAAACTAGGCTCAGGTAAAACTACATTTTTACAATCAGTTGCTCTGAGTTGTACTCAAGGAATATTTCAGCCAAATTACCTACCTATTTTTGTCAATCTCAAAAACTTTGCGGAAGATGCTAAAGATTCTCGGCAACTTAGCTTATTTAAATATATACTCGACCATGTGATGAACTTTGGCATTACTGAAGGAGAATTGAGGACTGTATTATCTCATGGTAGAGCCTTAATTTTGTTAGATGGGTTAAATGAGATTATAGGACAGAACCATGAAAAAAACATCAATAAAATTCACGGTTTTATCCAAAAATTTTATAAAAATCAAATAGTTATTACTTGCCGTACAGGCACAAACTATTCTAATTTTCATGGCTTTACAGAAGTAGAAATCACTGATTTTGATAAAATAAAAATCACCGAATTTGCTAATAAGTGGTTCTTGAGAGTAGCTAACAATTCGCAAGAAAAATCTAAATTTTTAGCACACAAATTTGTGCAAAGGCTCGAACTAGAAAAAAATCATCGTCTTCTTGAGTTAGCTAACAGACCAGCCTTATTGATTCTTTGCTGTTTGGCATTCCAGTCTGCGGCAGATTTCCCTTTTCATCATTTTGAAATTTATAAACAAGCATTGGATTTGCTTTTAGTCCGCTACGATGATGTAAGAGTAATTCAATACAGTCGAACTTTTACTAATTTATCTCTGTTGCACAAAATCAAGCTACTTAGTCACATAGCCGCAATTAGCTTTCATCAAGGGGATTATTTTCTCACTGAAACAAAGCTCCAGCAAGTAATAACTGAATATCTACTCCATCAAAGCAATACCATAACTGATACAGATGCTTTGGAACTAGAGAGTACCGCAATCATCAAAACAATTGAATTACAGCATGGTTTATTAGTTGAAAGAGCGAAAGGCGTTTACTCTTTCTCTCATCTCATATTTCAAGAGTATTTTATAGCTAGAGAAATCGTAGCTAATGCAAATAATCAAATGCTGCAAGAATTAGTTAGCCATTTATCTGATCAACGCTGGCATGAAGTATTTTTGCTAGTTGTCTGGATGCTACAACCAGTAGATAATTTATTAAAATTAATCAAGGAAAAGATTGATAATATAGCTATCGGAAATCGCAGACTATATCATTTTATACAATGGGTAGAACACAAGTCTGCTCAAGTAAGTTATATCTACCATCCTGCTAGTGTACGTGCTTTTTACTTTAGTATAGCTTTACCTCCAGAACATCCCTTGGCTTGTAACCAAGATTTAGCAATATCCTTAGAGCATCAGTTTACTGGTAGTTTGTCTATAGACTTAGCATTAGATTTGGCTTTAACTAATGCACTAGCGATGAGTATGACAATGACGGCTGATATATTTTTTGCTAGGTTATCTACTTTAAATTTAGCTCTAGACTTGAAGCACTTATTAGTCAATCAGGTATCTTTACATAACTCACTGCAAAATATTAAAAACCAGTTACCATCTTCTACTCAAGGAAGAGAATACTTAAGAGATTGGTGGCTATCAAATGGACAAGCATGGACTGAAGAATTACGCGATTTGATGATTAATGAGCGTAAGATTGGAATTGATTGGCAGTTCGTACAACAAGATTTACAAGATTTACAAAAGTATTGGGATGCCAACAAATTACTAATAGATTGTCTAAAATTTGCTAGAGATATTTCACCTACTTTACGTTATGAGTTAGAAACAAGTTTATTTTTAGCTAAACAATATCAATTAAATGTAATTATGTAA
- a CDS encoding lysophospholipid acyltransferase family protein — protein MPTYTSLPGSSLIERDPQVIELLMPVWEWFYRYYFRATTDGWHHIPTEGKVLLVGSHNGGMASPDLIMMMYDWFSRFGTKRLVYGLMHPYAWKVSPQIAHLAQKIGAIVAHPKIAGDAFDLGASVLVYPGGQYDMFRPYSQRHKINFAGHQGFIKLALKKEVPIVPLISVGAHDTLIVLCDCYDLVKQFHQWGLPWFYQVDPGVFPIYLGLPWGLSIGPLPNIPLPMQIHTRVCRPIIFERYGKDAAKDRDYVNSCYELVYTKMQYELDNLVSNSR, from the coding sequence ATGCCTACATATACGTCACTCCCAGGTTCATCATTAATAGAGCGAGATCCTCAGGTTATTGAATTATTGATGCCAGTGTGGGAATGGTTTTATCGTTACTACTTTCGAGCAACAACTGACGGATGGCATCATATCCCAACAGAAGGTAAAGTACTGCTGGTTGGTTCTCACAATGGTGGAATGGCTTCTCCTGACCTGATAATGATGATGTATGATTGGTTTTCTCGATTTGGAACTAAGCGTTTGGTGTATGGGCTGATGCACCCTTACGCTTGGAAAGTCAGTCCTCAAATCGCTCACCTAGCACAAAAAATCGGCGCTATTGTGGCGCATCCAAAAATAGCTGGCGATGCTTTTGATCTGGGTGCTAGCGTTCTTGTTTACCCTGGAGGACAATATGATATGTTCCGTCCTTACAGCCAACGCCACAAAATTAATTTTGCCGGACACCAAGGTTTTATCAAGCTAGCTTTAAAAAAAGAAGTCCCCATCGTCCCCCTCATATCGGTAGGCGCACATGATACATTGATTGTTTTATGTGATTGCTATGATTTAGTCAAACAATTCCATCAATGGGGCTTACCCTGGTTTTATCAAGTAGATCCAGGCGTTTTCCCTATCTACTTGGGTTTACCTTGGGGTTTGTCTATAGGCCCTCTACCAAATATTCCTCTACCTATGCAAATTCACACTCGCGTCTGTCGTCCGATTATTTTTGAACGTTATGGCAAAGATGCAGCGAAGGATCGTGATTATGTAAATAGTTGCTATGAATTAGTCTATACAAAAATGCAATATGAGTTAGATAATTTAGTGAGCAATTCTCGATGA
- a CDS encoding amidase: protein MNETDLAFTPALELAQLIRRREVSPLELVEIYLQRIQLLNPELGSYFTVTAELAIADAKAKTELLTTTPELPQFFGVPISIKDLNAVAGVPCTYGNPALLNNIPQFDDGVVTRIKQAGFTILGKTATSELGSFPYTEPTGFVPARNPWNLEYTPGGSSGGAAAAVAAGLCAIAQGSDGGGSIRGPAACCGVVGIKPARGRVSKAPVGDRLAGISTNGPIARTVADAAALLDAMSGYVTGDPYWLPDPEPSFLNAAQTPPTQLRIAFATDIPPLGEADANCQQGVLTTVKLLEQLGHHIEQKSLDLSGLVEPFQIVWQSGVAGSGLPPEILQPVNRWLLARTGTVADYIQAVYKMQIVARQIVAFFDNIDVLVLPVYLHSPIRVGEWAALSPEDTFQQIINWVAPCPLANATGQPAIALPAGFDRNGLPISVQLIGRPAAEATLISLAAQIEVANPWNKYRPAFAVFS, encoded by the coding sequence ATGAATGAAACTGATTTAGCTTTTACCCCAGCATTAGAGTTGGCGCAATTAATTCGCCGCCGGGAAGTGTCGCCGTTAGAGTTGGTGGAAATATATTTACAAAGGATTCAGTTGTTAAACCCAGAATTGGGAAGTTACTTTACGGTGACAGCAGAATTGGCGATCGCTGATGCTAAAGCCAAAACAGAATTACTCACAACAACCCCTGAACTACCGCAATTTTTCGGCGTACCAATTTCCATCAAAGACCTCAACGCTGTGGCTGGTGTCCCTTGTACCTACGGCAATCCAGCTTTGTTAAACAACATCCCACAATTCGACGATGGTGTAGTGACACGCATCAAACAAGCCGGGTTCACAATTTTAGGTAAAACAGCTACGTCCGAACTAGGTTCATTTCCCTACACAGAACCTACGGGATTTGTCCCAGCCAGAAATCCTTGGAACTTAGAATACACCCCTGGCGGTTCTAGTGGTGGGGCAGCTGCCGCAGTTGCAGCCGGTTTATGTGCGATCGCCCAAGGTTCCGATGGTGGTGGTTCGATTCGTGGGCCTGCGGCTTGTTGCGGTGTGGTGGGCATTAAACCAGCAAGGGGTAGAGTTAGTAAAGCGCCAGTAGGCGATCGCTTGGCAGGCATTTCCACTAATGGGCCAATTGCCCGTACTGTTGCCGACGCAGCCGCCCTATTAGATGCTATGTCTGGTTATGTGACAGGTGATCCTTATTGGCTACCAGATCCTGAACCGTCGTTTTTAAATGCCGCACAGACACCACCCACTCAGTTACGAATCGCATTTGCCACAGATATTCCTCCCTTGGGTGAAGCAGACGCTAATTGCCAACAAGGTGTGTTGACAACAGTTAAGTTATTAGAACAACTCGGACATCACATAGAACAAAAGTCTTTAGACTTGAGTGGGTTAGTAGAACCTTTCCAAATCGTTTGGCAATCTGGTGTAGCGGGATCAGGTTTACCACCGGAGATATTACAGCCAGTTAATCGTTGGCTATTAGCGAGAACTGGTACTGTTGCTGATTACATCCAAGCCGTCTATAAAATGCAAATAGTAGCACGGCAAATTGTGGCATTTTTTGACAATATAGATGTACTAGTATTGCCAGTATACCTGCACTCACCTATCCGTGTTGGGGAATGGGCTGCTTTGAGTCCAGAAGATACATTCCAACAAATTATTAACTGGGTAGCCCCTTGTCCACTAGCCAATGCTACGGGACAACCGGCGATCGCTTTACCAGCAGGTTTTGATCGTAACGGTTTACCTATTAGCGTTCAGCTAATTGGCAGACCTGCGGCAGAAGCTACCTTAATCAGCCTGGCAGCACAAATAGAAGTTGCTAATCCTTGGAACAAATATCGTCCAGCCTTTGCCGTCTTCAGCTAA
- a CDS encoding thioredoxin domain-containing protein, translated as MTNRLAQTKSLYLRKHAENPIDWWPWCDEALATAKTQDKPIFLSIGYSSCHWCTVMEGEAFSDQAIADYMNANFLPIKVDREERPDIDSIYMQALQMMSGQGGWPLNVFLSPEDLVPFYAGTYFPIEPKYNRPGFLQILEALRRYYDTEKEDLRQRKALIVESLLTSAVLKGEATQEAEESELLKRGWETNTSVITRNEYGNSFPMIPYAELALRGTRFNFASRYDGQQVSTQRGLDLALGGIYDHVAGGFHRYTVDPTWTVPHFEKMLYDNGQIVEYLANLWSAGVKEPAFARAVTGTVVWLQREMTAPAGYFYAAQDADSFTTPTDVEPEEGAFYVWSYAELEQLVTPTELTELQQQFTVSPQGNFEGKNVLQRRQPGELGATIETALGKLFAARYGSAADTLETFPPAQDNQEAKTTHWPGRIPSVTDTKMIVAWNSLMISGLARAAGVFQQPLAGELAAKAANFILENQFVDGRFHRLNYRGEAAVLAQSEDYALFIKALLDLHTAEPENRFWLEKAIALQHQFDEFLWSIELGGYFNTASDASQDLIIRERSYMDNATPSANGVAIANLVRLSLLTDDLHYLDLAEQGLKAFKSVMSSAPQACPSLFTALDWYRNSTLIRSTNEQIHTLIPSYLPTVAFAVVSNLPDNSVGLVCQGLKCLPSAASVEMLLQQVQQSQNRG; from the coding sequence ATGACTAATCGCCTTGCCCAAACCAAGAGTCTCTACCTCCGCAAGCACGCCGAAAACCCCATTGATTGGTGGCCTTGGTGTGATGAAGCTCTTGCAACAGCTAAAACACAAGATAAACCAATTTTTTTGTCGATAGGTTACTCCAGTTGTCACTGGTGTACTGTGATGGAAGGTGAAGCTTTTTCTGACCAAGCTATAGCCGACTATATGAATGCTAATTTTTTGCCTATTAAAGTGGATAGGGAAGAAAGACCAGATATCGACAGCATTTATATGCAGGCGTTGCAGATGATGAGTGGTCAGGGGGGTTGGCCTTTAAATGTCTTTCTTTCACCAGAAGATTTAGTTCCGTTTTACGCTGGTACTTATTTTCCTATAGAGCCAAAGTACAACCGTCCTGGGTTTTTGCAAATTCTGGAAGCACTACGTCGCTATTACGATACCGAAAAAGAGGATTTGCGCCAACGGAAAGCCCTAATTGTGGAATCGCTCCTCACCTCTGCGGTATTAAAAGGGGAAGCTACCCAAGAAGCGGAAGAAAGCGAATTGCTAAAGCGTGGTTGGGAAACTAACACAAGCGTAATTACTCGCAACGAATACGGTAATAGTTTTCCGATGATTCCCTATGCTGAATTAGCATTGCGAGGAACTAGATTTAATTTTGCGTCCCGATATGATGGCCAGCAAGTGTCTACTCAACGGGGTCTGGATTTGGCTTTAGGTGGGATTTATGACCATGTGGCTGGGGGATTCCACCGTTACACTGTTGACCCTACTTGGACTGTTCCCCACTTCGAAAAGATGCTTTATGACAATGGTCAAATTGTCGAGTATCTGGCAAATTTATGGAGTGCGGGAGTCAAGGAGCCAGCTTTTGCAAGGGCTGTGACTGGAACTGTTGTATGGCTGCAACGGGAAATGACTGCACCGGCAGGTTATTTTTACGCGGCTCAAGATGCTGATAGTTTCACCACTCCCACGGACGTAGAACCAGAGGAAGGTGCTTTTTATGTCTGGAGTTATGCTGAGTTAGAACAACTGGTAACGCCAACAGAATTAACAGAATTACAACAGCAATTTACAGTCAGTCCTCAAGGTAACTTCGAAGGTAAGAATGTACTGCAACGCCGACAACCAGGGGAATTGGGCGCAACGATAGAAACTGCATTAGGAAAATTGTTTGCTGCTCGTTACGGTAGTGCTGCGGATACCCTAGAGACTTTTCCACCAGCACAGGACAACCAGGAAGCAAAAACTACTCACTGGCCAGGACGTATCCCTTCGGTGACGGATACAAAGATGATTGTGGCTTGGAATAGTTTGATGATTTCCGGTTTGGCGAGAGCTGCTGGGGTATTTCAGCAACCTTTGGCTGGAGAACTAGCAGCTAAGGCGGCGAACTTTATTTTAGAAAATCAATTTGTCGATGGGCGTTTCCACAGACTCAACTATCGAGGGGAAGCGGCTGTGTTGGCTCAGTCGGAAGATTATGCTTTATTTATTAAAGCACTGCTGGATTTACACACTGCTGAACCTGAAAATCGATTTTGGTTAGAAAAAGCGATCGCACTACAACACCAATTCGATGAGTTTCTCTGGAGTATAGAGCTTGGTGGTTACTTTAATACAGCTAGTGATGCTAGTCAAGATTTGATTATACGAGAACGTAGCTATATGGATAATGCTACACCCTCAGCTAACGGTGTGGCGATCGCTAATCTCGTGCGTCTGTCATTACTCACCGATGATTTACACTATCTCGATTTAGCCGAACAAGGGTTAAAAGCTTTCAAAAGTGTCATGTCTAGCGCTCCTCAAGCTTGTCCTAGTTTGTTCACGGCTTTAGATTGGTATCGTAATTCTACCTTGATTCGCAGCACAAATGAGCAAATTCATACTTTGATCCCCAGCTACTTACCCACGGTTGCATTCGCTGTAGTGTCTAATTTACCTGACAATAGTGTGGGCTTAGTTTGCCAAGGCTTGAAGTGTTTGCCATCAGCCGCAAGTGTGGAAATGTTATTACAACAAGTACAGCAAAGTCAAAATAGGGGATAG
- the clpP gene encoding ATP-dependent Clp endopeptidase proteolytic subunit ClpP — MTIPIVIEQSGRGERAFDIYSRLLRERIVFLGQQVDSNLANLIVAQLLFLDAEDPEKDIYLYINSPGGSVTAGMGIFDTMKHIRPDVCTICTGLAASMGAFLLSAGAKGKRMSLPHSRIMIHQPLGGAQGQATDIEIQAREILYHKRRLNDYLAEHTGQPIERIAEDTERDFFMSPDEAKDYGLIDQVIDRHAAGSRPVAMVGQ, encoded by the coding sequence ATGACTATTCCTATCGTTATTGAACAATCAGGTCGAGGCGAACGCGCCTTTGATATTTACTCACGGCTATTACGTGAGCGGATTGTCTTTTTGGGTCAACAGGTTGACAGCAACTTGGCTAACTTAATTGTTGCTCAGTTACTGTTTCTAGATGCGGAAGACCCAGAGAAAGATATTTATTTGTATATAAATTCTCCTGGTGGTTCGGTAACTGCTGGTATGGGAATTTTTGACACCATGAAGCACATCCGCCCTGATGTTTGTACCATCTGTACAGGATTGGCGGCAAGTATGGGTGCTTTTCTCCTTAGTGCTGGGGCTAAAGGTAAGCGCATGAGTCTACCCCATTCGCGGATTATGATTCACCAACCTCTAGGCGGCGCTCAAGGTCAAGCAACTGATATTGAAATTCAGGCGCGAGAAATCCTTTACCACAAGCGGCGGTTAAATGATTACTTAGCCGAACACACTGGTCAACCCATTGAGCGCATTGCCGAAGATACTGAACGTGACTTTTTCATGTCACCAGATGAAGCCAAAGATTACGGCTTAATTGACCAAGTAATTGACCGTCACGCTGCTGGTAGTCGTCCAGTGGCGATGGTTGGTCAGTAG
- a CDS encoding ribonuclease R family protein, whose protein sequence is MEFSIATLLANFTDDKLVARKVLEKKLGCEDEDSLEKLHIALEVLERIGVLAKERGKYRRISEEGMIEAKLRCSSKGFCFAIQDVEGAEDIYIRESHLSNTWNGDRVLVRVLKEGSRRRSPEGEVKLILERSNHTLLARIKQVEGGFRAVPLDDRLLFELKIQANKLKLEEAIDHLAHVEVLRYPLAQYPPVGRVVQILGSDAEAAADIDLVTCKHDLSRNFPESILDAAAKLPKRLLKADLKNKLDLRNLFTFTITGINSDTKVIENAISLEKTIAGNWQLGFHIADVSHYVQPDEPLDREAIKRGRSVYLGDLVLSMLPDTVADRASFVTGSDRLALSFLITISSQLGEVLEWEIQPSVINVDNNVSKQQAEAILQGAATKKDSPQIIERLQNLTTIGQAIKESRLARGSLQLNLPSNQNPYYDEGSLGAVLVNDSPVRSLLMELVLLVNELIATHLSALGIPAIWRTQGTPDSEDVQEMLKLAINLGVELALEPEVDIEPLDYQQLTRAFAESPSEQVLTYLLQDTLKPAVYSTTKASHFGLALLQYTHFTAPLRRYPDLLMQRVYYQLLEHGRDRRNTRVKERVNLRHSSSHSEINWNVLAPELQQEMQSDLTRVIIQINDREKEVQEAEADLAGLQKAQLMKQRIGQVFQGVITGVQSYGFFVEIEVPAAEAATNPGVPLRVEGLVHVSSLKDDWYEYRARQQALFGRKNRASYRLGDRVSVQVKSVDYYRQQIDLVTVGSDGLVKNLGVGNVNGDISDIYLPNDMESDDLDSYADEE, encoded by the coding sequence ATGGAATTTTCAATCGCTACACTCCTTGCCAATTTCACCGATGATAAATTGGTGGCTCGCAAAGTTTTGGAAAAGAAACTGGGATGCGAGGACGAAGACAGTTTAGAAAAACTCCACATCGCCTTGGAAGTGCTGGAGAGAATTGGGGTTTTGGCAAAAGAACGCGGGAAGTATCGCCGCATTTCCGAAGAAGGGATGATCGAAGCAAAGCTACGTTGTTCTAGTAAAGGCTTTTGCTTTGCCATTCAAGATGTGGAAGGGGCTGAGGATATTTATATTCGTGAAAGTCATCTGAGTAATACTTGGAATGGCGATCGCGTGTTGGTACGTGTTCTCAAAGAAGGCAGTCGTCGCCGTTCTCCTGAAGGAGAAGTTAAGCTGATTTTGGAACGTTCCAATCACACTTTACTGGCACGGATTAAACAAGTAGAAGGCGGTTTTCGTGCTGTCCCTCTGGATGACCGACTGCTGTTTGAGTTGAAAATTCAAGCCAACAAACTCAAGCTAGAAGAGGCAATTGATCACCTCGCCCACGTCGAAGTCCTGCGTTATCCTCTAGCCCAATATCCGCCAGTGGGTCGTGTAGTCCAAATTCTGGGCAGCGATGCGGAGGCGGCGGCTGATATAGATTTAGTTACCTGTAAACATGATTTATCACGTAATTTCCCTGAGTCAATATTAGATGCAGCCGCTAAGTTACCCAAAAGGCTACTCAAAGCAGACCTAAAAAATAAACTAGATTTACGCAATCTATTTACCTTTACTATTACTGGCATCAATAGCGACACTAAGGTAATAGAAAATGCCATTAGTTTAGAAAAAACAATAGCTGGCAATTGGCAATTAGGTTTTCATATTGCTGATGTATCTCACTACGTCCAACCAGATGAACCTTTAGATAGGGAAGCAATCAAACGGGGTCGGTCGGTGTATTTGGGAGACTTGGTATTATCCATGCTACCCGATACTGTAGCCGATCGCGCTTCGTTTGTGACTGGGAGCGATCGCCTGGCACTGTCTTTTTTAATTACGATTTCTTCCCAATTAGGAGAAGTTTTGGAATGGGAAATTCAACCCAGTGTCATTAACGTAGATAACAACGTCAGTAAACAGCAAGCAGAAGCAATTCTCCAAGGTGCAGCTACTAAAAAAGACTCGCCACAGATTATAGAACGGCTACAAAACTTAACCACTATTGGGCAAGCCATCAAGGAATCGCGTCTGGCTCGCGGTAGCTTACAGTTAAATCTGCCGTCGAATCAAAACCCTTATTATGATGAGGGCAGTTTAGGGGCTGTACTAGTGAATGATTCCCCAGTGCGATCGCTGTTGATGGAATTAGTGTTACTAGTTAATGAATTAATTGCTACCCATTTGAGTGCTTTAGGTATCCCCGCTATCTGGCGCACTCAAGGCACACCAGATTCGGAAGATGTCCAAGAAATGCTGAAACTGGCGATTAATTTAGGGGTAGAACTAGCACTAGAACCAGAAGTAGATATCGAACCCTTAGATTATCAACAGTTAACCAGGGCTTTTGCTGAGTCTCCCTCAGAGCAGGTGTTAACTTATCTCCTGCAAGATACCCTCAAGCCTGCGGTGTACAGTACTACCAAAGCCTCTCACTTTGGTTTGGCACTACTACAATACACCCACTTTACAGCCCCTCTACGCCGTTACCCAGACTTGCTGATGCAGAGGGTGTATTATCAGCTACTAGAACATGGGCGTGATCGCCGTAACACCAGAGTCAAAGAACGAGTCAACCTGCGCCACTCCTCCAGCCACTCCGAGATTAACTGGAACGTGTTAGCCCCAGAGTTGCAGCAGGAAATGCAAAGCGACTTAACTAGGGTGATTATCCAAATCAACGACAGGGAAAAAGAAGTCCAAGAAGCCGAAGCCGATTTAGCTGGACTGCAAAAAGCCCAACTGATGAAACAGCGCATTGGTCAAGTCTTCCAAGGTGTGATTACTGGCGTACAATCCTACGGTTTCTTTGTAGAAATCGAAGTTCCAGCCGCCGAAGCTGCAACTAATCCGGGTGTACCTTTGCGGGTGGAAGGGTTAGTACACGTCAGTTCTCTCAAAGATGACTGGTATGAATACCGCGCCAGACAACAGGCACTATTTGGCAGAAAAAATCGCGCTTCTTATAGATTAGGCGATCGGGTTTCCGTACAAGTCAAGAGCGTCGATTACTATCGCCAGCAAATCGATTTAGTCACTGTTGGTAGTGATGGCTTAGTTAAAAATTTAGGTGTCGGTAATGTCAATGGTGATATTTCCGATATTTACCTACCAAACGACATGGAATCAGATGATTTAGACTCTTATGCAGATGAAGAATAA
- a CDS encoding flavin prenyltransferase UbiX yields MSQHNKPLIIGVSGASGLIYAVRALKYLLTADYEIELVASKSTYMVWQAEQETRMPSEPKQQEQFWREQAGVALSGKLRCHPWSDVGANIASGSFRTLGMIVIPCSMSTVAKLAGGLSSDLLERAADVHLKEGRKLVIVPRETPFSLIHLRNLTTLAETGVRIVPAIPAWYHNPQTIEDLVDFVVARTLDQLDIDCVPLKRWEGGKHNS; encoded by the coding sequence GTGTCACAACATAACAAACCTCTGATTATCGGCGTATCAGGAGCATCTGGACTGATTTACGCCGTCCGCGCCCTTAAATATCTGCTCACAGCCGACTATGAAATTGAATTAGTTGCCTCTAAATCAACTTACATGGTTTGGCAAGCAGAACAGGAAACTCGGATGCCATCAGAACCAAAACAACAAGAGCAATTCTGGCGAGAACAAGCCGGAGTTGCTCTCTCTGGCAAACTGCGTTGCCATCCTTGGAGCGATGTAGGAGCCAATATCGCCAGTGGTTCCTTTCGCACTTTGGGAATGATTGTGATTCCTTGTAGTATGAGTACAGTAGCCAAGCTAGCGGGTGGTTTGAGTTCTGACTTACTAGAACGGGCTGCGGATGTGCATCTCAAGGAAGGACGTAAGCTAGTTATTGTTCCCAGAGAAACGCCCTTCAGCTTAATACACCTACGAAACTTAACCACCTTAGCTGAAACTGGAGTCCGAATTGTCCCCGCCATCCCTGCTTGGTATCACAACCCACAAACTATTGAGGACTTAGTTGATTTTGTCGTTGCTCGTACTTTAGACCAACTCGATATCGATTGCGTACCTCTAAAGCGATGGGAGGGCGGTAAGCATAATTCGTAA